One region of Camelina sativa cultivar DH55 chromosome 6, Cs, whole genome shotgun sequence genomic DNA includes:
- the LOC104699509 gene encoding uncharacterized protein LOC104699509 yields MFSMAPAVPNNTGLLPLRSKSSVDRPKSILKPMSPASSPSHHDSRKQQQLRFAKSRLRRVSINLPDNEISRQLSFREDPQHSPLRAASLSFSGEIGLRSTRTALEVLRELDADVLALQDVKADEADQMRPLSDLAAALGMNYVFAESWAPEYGNAILSKWPIKNSNVLRIFDDTDFRNVLKASIDVPGSGEVEFHCTHFDHLDEKWRMKQVDAIIRSTNVPHILAGALNSLDESDYSPERWTDIVKYYEEMGKPIPKAQVMRFLKSKEYTDAKDFAGECESVVVVAKGQSVQGTCKYGTRVDYILASSDSPYQFVPGSYSVLSSKGTSDHHIVKVDVVKARSINVDEQRPIRPKQQRVSTTMYNNNSSLTKASWRTHYYKA; encoded by the exons ATGTTCTCCATGGCTCCCGCCGTTCCCAACAACACGGGTTTGCTGCCACTCCGCTCCAAGTCATCCGTTGACCGCCCCAAGAGCATACTCAAGCCCATGAGCCCCGCCTCCTCCCCTTCTCATCATGACTccagaaaacaacaacaactgagGTTTGCCAAATCCAGGCTAAGGAGGGTCTCCATAAATCTCCCCGACAACGAGATCAGCCGCCAGCTCAGCTTCCGGGAGGATCCTCAGCACTCTCCCCTCAGggctgcttctctctctttctccggaGAGATCGGTCTCCGGAGCACCAGAACGGCTCTGGAAGTGCTGAGGGAGCTAGACGCAGACGTGCTGGCTCTGCAAGACGTCAAGGCCGACGAGGCTGACCAAATGCGACCACTCTCGGATCTCGCCGCCGCGCTGGGGATGAATTACGTCTTCGCCGAGAGCTGGGCGCCCGAGTACGGCAACGCCATTCTCTCCAAGTGGCCCATCAAAAACTCCAATGTTCTGAGAATCTTCGACGACACTGATTTCAg GAACGTGTTGAAGGCGAGCATAGATGTTCCGGGGAGCGGGGAAGTGGAATTTCACTGTACTCATTTTGATCACTTGGACGAGAAGTGGAGAATGAAGCAAGTTGATGCTATTATCCGATCTACCAACGTACCTCACATACTCGCTGGTGCTCTCAATTCTCTCGACGAATCCGATTACTCCCCTGAGAGATGGACCGACATCGTCAAg TACTACGAAGAGATGGGTAAGCCGATACCAAAAGCGCAAGTGATGAGATTCTTAAAGAGCAAAGAATACACTGACGCTAAGGACTTTGCTGGAGAATGCGAATCTGTGGTTGTGGTCGCCAAAGGCCAAA GTGTACAAGGGACATGCAAGTACGGGACACGCGTTGACTACATACTTGCTTCCTCGGACTCACCGTACCAGTTCGTGCCAGGGTCATATTCGGTGTTGTCTTCAAAAGGAACCTCGGACCATCACATAGTGAAAGTCGATGTTGTCAAAGCTAGATCGATCAACGTCGACGAGCAACGACCGATTAGACCCAAACAGCAGAGAGTTTCAACgactatgtataataataactcGTCTCTCACAAAGGCCTCGTGGAGGACGCATTACTATAAGGCGTGA
- the LOC104699507 gene encoding pentatricopeptide repeat-containing protein At2g48000-like, whose protein sequence is MSRLGISISQSLNHSISMKKRMWRISLITQISDLLCLSRGSSSTLKTLTPFSFTLFRSPIHPPFHQSSDFTSGLKHQLLRYSHDSDKVATVLESTKIQGAAFVELLRQLRPWPVLSQVVKLLTLALCIRIQEQTPAALLISVYGRLLMVDRMEAVFLQLQQLKILPDSSTYNNLIAGYIYAWSWDKMEATFQIMKNGGLVEPTLATYLLMLRGYANSGNLIRMEEMYQAVQRHVDRNEIKLLESMICAYFRSSDKDRIRKIKTLSKLIPKKSYKPWLYVLLIQLYGQDDNLHAMENFIDQAITKGLQIETDGIMRSIVANYFRCNAVDKLAKFVQRAHSAGWKMSRSMFHGLMLMYGSQKRFKEMENALSEMESFNISRSKKTLCILHRVYATHGQEHKVNQVAGMMLKHGHDFPRDYLKL, encoded by the exons ATGTCGCGACTGGGGATCTcgatctctcaatctctcaatcaCTCAATCTCCATGAAGAAGCGCATGTGGAGAATCTCACTGATTACCCAAATCTCTGATCTGCTGTGCCTATCTCGCGGCTCTTCTTCAACCTTGAAGACTCTGACCCCATTCTCCTTTACCCTCTTCAGGTCCCCTATACACCCTCCCTTCCATCAATCCTCTGATTTTACTTCCGGCTTGAAACACCAATTGTTGCGCTACTCCCACGATTCCGATAAGGTTGCTACTGTTTTGGAGTCAACCAAAATCCAAGGCGCCGCATTTGTTGAGCTCCTCCGCCAGTTACGTCCGTGGCCCGTTTTGTCTCAAGTGGTAAAGCTTTTGACTCTCGCTCTATGTATTCGAATTCAGGAACAAACCCCCGCCGCTCTCttg ATTTCAGTTTATGGCCGTTTGCTTATGGTTGATCGAATGGAAGCAGTTTTCCTCCAGCTTCAACAGCTCAAAATCCTTCCCGATTCCAGCACCTACAACAACTTGATCGCTGGGTATATCTATGCTTGGAGTTGGGATAAGATGGAAGCAACTTTTCAGATCATGAAGAATGGCGGCCTCGTTGAGCCTACCCTTGCCACTTACTTGCTGATGCTCAGAGGGTATGCAAACTCTGGTAATCTGATTCGGATGGAGGAAATGTATCAAGCTGTGCAGCGTCACGTTGACAGGAATGAGATTAAGTTGCTCGAGTCCATGATATGTGCATACTTCAGGAGTTCAGACAAGGATAGGATCAGAAAAATCAAGACTTTATCCAAGCTTATTCCCAAGAAAAGTTACAAGCCTTGGTTGTATGTGCTCTTGATACAGCTCTATGGACAAGATGATAATCTACACGCCATGGAGAACTTCATAGACCAGGCTATTACAAAAGGGCTCCAGATAGAGACAGATGGGATTATGAGATCGATTGTGGCAAATTACTTCAGGTGCAATGCGGTAGATAAGCTTGCCAAGTTCGTGCAGCGTGCTCACTCTGCTGGATGGAAAATGAGCAGGTCGATGTTCCATGGCTTAATGCTCATGTATGGATCTCAAAAGCGTTTTAAAGAGATGGAAAATGCGCTCTctgaaatggaaagttttaaCATAAGCCGGTCAAAGAAGACTCTTTGCATTCTACATAGAGTATACGCAACGCATGGACAGGAACATAAGGTCAATCAAGTCGCAGGAATGATGTTAAAGCATGGCCATGATTTCCCACGAGACTACCTGAAGCTATAA
- the LOC104793789 gene encoding probable LRR receptor-like serine/threonine-protein kinase RKF3 produces the protein MLLLRGGIAVVVLVLFFFSSSSSSSSSFVAAQKKNSSSSSSSSCPLDFSILQPFRRPEPDGPNTCQYLLQGLRLLYSHHLRETGSFLPPAASAASCWDALQSNISDFLPGFDVRSKCGFKTPWISQGCMNITTRSRFESLIPNSSLTTTFIRCNTSLQSNTPCASCTQSLSAFQAYLSGPSLGNNVSDCASFPSIYAAAFANPYGPTDSGTAKCLFQLDYASSSSSSSSGGRKKLKIAVSLSVSLVASALVITAWWFWYSRRLKKRKKKKKILFKPTQSRLDSMSESTTLVKFSFEEIKKATNNFSRHNIIGRGGYGNVYKGVLPDATQVAFKRFKNCSATGDENFAHEVEVIASIRHVNLLALRGYCTATTPYEGHQRIIVCDLVTNGSLHDHLFGDLKEAQLPCPLRQRIALGMARGLAYLHYGAQPSIIHRDIKASNILLDERFEAKVADFGLAKFNPEGMTHMSTRVAGTMGYVAPEYALYGQLTEKSDVYSFGVVLLELLSRRKAIVTDEEGQPVSVADWAWSLVREGRTLDVVEDGMPEKGPPEVLEKYVLIAVLCSHPQLHARPTMDQVVKMLESNEFTVISIPQRPIPLVACRDEIDRSVSSSSGSGKLTSPTGYQAFSFGGDDIGPSGNTNM, from the exons ATGTTGCTTCTTCGTGGTGGAATCGCCGTCGTCGTCTtggtcctcttcttcttctcctcctcctcctcctcctcctcgtcttTCGTGGCCGCTCAGAAGAAGaactcgtcttcttcttcttcttcgtcgtgtCCTTTGGACTTTTCCATCCTCCAACCGTTCCGGCGTCCAGAACCGGATGGCCCAAACACATGCCAGTACCTACTCCAAGGGCTGCGGCTCCTTTACTCTCACCATCTCCGTGAGACTGGTTCCTTCCTCCCTCCCGCTGCTTCTGCCGCCTCCTGCTGGGATGCTCTTCAGTCTAACATCTCCGATTTTCTCCCTGGCTTCGATGTCCGATCAAAGTGTGGTTTCAAGACGCCCTGGATCTCTCAGGGATGCATGAACATCACCACCAGGTCTCGCTTCGAATCCCTCATCCCTAATTCCTCCCTCACCACCACCTTCATCCGCTGTAACACCTCTCTCCAGAGCAATACCCCTTGCGCCTCCTGCACTCAGAGCCTCTCCGCCTTTCAGGCCTACCTCTCCGGACCTTCCCTCGGCAACAATGTCTCCGACTGTGCTTCCTTCCCCTCTATTTACGCCGCTGCTTTCGCCAATCCCTACGGTCCCACCGACTCTGGCACCGCCAAATGCTTGTTTCAGCTCGATtacgcctcctcctcctcttcctcctcctccggtggTCGTAAGAAGCTCAAAATTGCAGTTTCCTTGTCTGTCTCTCTCGTCGCCTCTGCTTTGGTTATCACCGCTTGGTGGTTCTGGTACTCCCGGCGgctcaagaagaggaagaagaagaagaagatactttTCAAGCCTACTCAGTCTAGGCTAGATTCCATGAGCGAGAGCACCACTCTTGTCAAATTCAGCTTCGAAGAGATCAAGAAAGCCACCAACAATTTCTCACGCCACAACATCATTGGCAGGGGAGGTTACGGTAACGTCTACAAAGGG GTCTTGCCCGACGCCACCCAGGTCGCTTTTAAGAGGTTCAAGAACTGCTCGGCTACAGGGGACGAGAACTTCGCTCATGAGGTCGAGGTCATCGCCAGCATACGCCACGTTAATCTCCTGGCCCTCAGAGGCTACTGTACAGCAACCACCCCTTACGAAGGCCACCAGAGGATCATTGTGTGCGATCTTGTCACTAACGGTAGTCTTCACGACCATCTCTTTGGAGACTTGAAGGAGGCTCAGCTTCCCTGCCCCTTAAGGCAGAGGATCGCACTTGGCATGGCCAGAGGTCTCGCTTATCTTCACTATGGCGCACAGCCTTCCATTATCCACAGGGACATCAAGGCCAGCAACATTCTCTTGGACGAGAGATTCGAGGCCAAGGTTGCGGATTTCGGGCTTGCCAAGTTCAACCCCGAAGGAATGACGCATATGAGCACCCGGGTGGCCGGCACAATGGGATATGTGGCGCCAGAGTACGCACTCTACGGGCAGCTGACAGAGAAAAGCGATGTGTACAGCTTTGGGGTAGTGCTTCTGGAGCTTCTGAGCAGAAGAAAGGCGATCGTGACAGACGAGGAGGGTCAGCCTGTGTCAGTGGCAGACTGGGCGTGGTCGCTGGTGAGAGAAGGCAGGACACTGGACGTGGTGGAAGACGGGATGCCAGAGAAGGGACCTCCAGAGGTTCTGGAGAAGTATGTGCTGATAGCGGTGCTGTGCTCTCACCCTCAGCTCCACGCAAGACCGACAATGGATCAAGTGGTGAAAATGCTGGAGAGTAATGAGTTCACTGTAATCTCTATACCTCAACGCCCAATCCCTCTGGTGGCTTGTAGGGATGAGATTGACCGCTCTGTTAGTAGCAGCAGCGGCTCAGGGAAGCTCACTAGCCCCACGGGATATCAGGCCTTCTCCTTCGGAGGTGATGATATTGGACCCTCTGGGAACACAAATATGTAA